From a single Populus trichocarpa isolate Nisqually-1 chromosome 17, P.trichocarpa_v4.1, whole genome shotgun sequence genomic region:
- the LOC7495978 gene encoding granule-bound starch synthase 2, chloroplastic/amyloplastic produces MSSIGSLPFIIETTKAESPVLLSRKNKNRDKFSFFTCRTKKSHNLAVLNYGFSPKSKPVRATVEEGASGDESEDALQASIEKSKKVLAMQRDLLQQIAERRKIVSSIKSSIIDSEVDEVPSEQSEESSPNQDHTSSSGQGVHEKQNGSILWKNYIHSTADEVPETSTLDISKGYDDDKRELEQQLPPKKASSHEDSSKQLRVTGSEKVWSDKLPSFLSNTSEISTTNEKQENVNEPILPEINNIENDPATEDILPPPLAGANVMNVIMVAAECAPWSKTGGLGDVAGSLPKALARRGHRVMVVAPRYGNYAEPHDIGVRKRYKVDGQDIEVTFFQTYIDGVDFVFIDSHVFCHIEGNIYGGSRLDILKRMALFCKAAVEVPWHVPCGGICYGDGNLVFIANDWHTALLPVYLKAYYRDNGLMKFTRSILVIHNIAHQGRGPVDDFFHVDLPEHYIDLFKLHDPVGGEHFNIFAAGLKAADRVVTVSHGYSWELKTSEGGWGLHNIIKENDWKFSGIVNGIDTKEWNPLFDVHLTSDGYTNYSLETLHTGKPQCKAALQKELGLPVRPDVPMIGFIGRLDQQKGVDLIAEAVPWMLGQDVQLVMLGTGRQDLEQMLRQFENQHHDKIRGWVGFSVKMAHRITAGSDVLLMPSRFEPCGLNQLYAMMYGTIPVVHAVGGLRDTVQPFDPFNESGLGWTFDGAEANKLIHALGNCLFTYREYKKSWEGLQRRGMTQDLSWDHAAEKYEEVLVAAKYQW; encoded by the exons ATGTCTTCTATAGGATCACTGCCTTTTATTATTGAAACAACCAAAGCAGAAAGTCCTGTTCTTCTCTCtcgcaaaaacaaaaatcgagacaagttttcttttttcacgtGCAGAACAAAGAAGTCTCATAATTTAGCTGTTTTGAATTATGGGTTTTCTCCGAAATCTAAGCCTGTGAGAGCTACAGTTGAGGAAGGTGCGAGTGGTGATGAATCAGAAGATGCACTGCAAGCCAGCATTGAAAAGAGCAAGAAGGTTCTTGCTATGCAAAGAGACCTACTTCAGCAG ATTGctgagagaagaaaaatagtttCTTCTATAAAAAGTAGTATCATTGACTCAGAAGTAGATGAAGTTCCTTCTGAGCAGAGTGAGGAGTCTTCTCCAAATCAGGACCATACTTCAAGTAGTGGTCAGGGTGTTCATGAAAAACAGAATGGCAGCATTCTTTGGAAAAACTACATCCACTCAACTGCAGATGAGGTACCAGAAACTTCAACTTTAGATATTAGTAAAGGTTATGATGACGATAAAAGGGAACTTGAGCAGCAACTACCTCCTAAAAAGGCTTCTTCTCATGAGGATTCTTCCAAACAGTTGAGAGTCACTGGTTCAGAGAAAGTTTGGTCAGACAAGCtgccttcttttctttcaaataccTCAGAAATATCAACTActaatgaaaaacaagaaaatgtcAATGAACCTATATTGCCAGAGATTAATAACATCGAAAATGATCCTGCAACTGAAGACATTTTACCCCCTCCATTGGCTGGTGCCAATGTCATGAATGTTATTATGGTGGCTGCAGAATGTGCTCCATGGTCTAAAACAG GTGGGCTTGGAGATGTTGCTGGGTCTTTACCAAAGGCTTTGGCTCGGCGTGGACACAGGGTTATG gTTGTGGCTCCTCGGTATGGCAACTATGCGGAACCTCACGATATTGGAGTTCGAAAAAGATATAAGGTGGATGGTCAG GACATAGAAGTAACATTCTTCCAAACCTACATTGATGGTgtggattttgttttcattgattCTCATGTATTTTGCCATATAGAGGGTAATATATATGGAGGAAGCCGATTG GACATTTTAAAGCGCATGGCGTTATTTTGCAAAGCAGCTGTTGAG GTTCCTTGGCATGTTCCATGTGGAGGTATCTGCTATGGAGATGGAAATTTAGTTTTCATTGCAAATGATTGGCATACTGCTTTGTTGCCAGTGTATCTGAAGGCATATTATCGGGACAATGGTTTAATGAAATTTACAAGATCCATACTTGTAATTCATAATATAGCACACCAG GGTCGTGGACCAGTGGATGATTTCTTCCATGTGGATCTGCCAGAGCACTACATTGACCTTTTCAAATTGCATGATCCTGTTGGTGGTGAACACTTCAATATCTTTGCAGCTGGTCTGAAGGCAGCGGACCGTGTGGTTACTGTCAGTCATGGATATTCCTGGGAGCTTAAAACTTCTGAAGGTGGTTGGGGTCTGCACAACATCATAAAGGAAAATGATTGGAAATTTAGTGGCATTGTGAATGGCATTGATACAAAAGAATGGAACCCACTGTTTGATGTTCACCTGACCTCAGATGGTTACACCAACTACTCCCTGGAAACACTGCACACTGGCAAGCCTCAATGCAAGGCAGCCTTACAGAAGGAGCTTGGTTTGCCTGTTCGTCCGGATGTCCCTATGATTGGTTTCATTGGAAGGCTGGATCAACAGAAAGGAGTTGATCTCATAGCTGAGGCAGTTCCGTGGATGTTGGGCCAGGACGTGCAACTAGTCATGTTGGGCACTGGCAGACAAGACCTGGAACAGATGCTTAGGCAGTTTGAAAATCAACACCATGACAAAATCAGGGGATGGGTTGGTTTTTCTGTAAAGATGGCTCACAGGATAACTGCTGGTTCAGATGTTTTGCTCATGCCATCACGATTTGAGCCTTGTGGGCTGAACCAACTATATGCTATGATGTACGGAACAATTCCAGTCGTCCATGCTGTTGGGGGACTAAGGGATACCGTGCAACCTTTTGATCCGTTCAATGAATCCGGGCTTGGGTGGACATTTGATGGTGCTGAAGCAAATAAACTGATACATGCACTAGGGAACTGCTTATTTACTTACCGAGAGTACAAGAAAAGTTGGGAGGGACTCCAAAGACGAGGGATGACTCAAGATCTCAGCTGGGATCATGCAGCTGAGAAATACGAGGAAGTACTCGTTGCTGCCAAGTACCAGTGGTGA
- the LOC7495979 gene encoding uncharacterized protein LOC7495979 — protein MALLASCWLIVESFVIADGFLKWFYLSFYIHPIFLFVCQIFLWLKLLQKCFLVAIFYLSHVGLCVYIFFKDCVVYIFSFGRCSNIEDVEEIESFGPLKSFKNQVVISYSCSSIAPLPCQLQVFKLNKNWSTEEKDSGGDAIPCKDENMEQQALFVGEDESMINGHLSSISFSSRFSTTAESLNKDDDLSSVSSSNSPAAGDLDMTQYSSLVDSSNSLAVEREFTANWSREEDHQDPFYKKYTERMRWFDVLNDERTSGISAILNRQVGNIPSSFERMKLPADMSVPFVPWSKMEKRKLLKSLESDFELVYVAQSCLSWEALHHQYRKVEALASSSSQNGVFYDDVPGEFQKFQVLLERFMEDERCELGKRDWNYVRGRFSLKSLLQVPMVSGFHEQENEEIKREAINVKEVMEAIERGILAYWVFIKTDGRKPWWKLRSSLWTWPTVEDPRDVGLQADLTRKLQKKELWLKESQGKLKCWFRRAVNPTLEESQKKEMLFAMIDLKLISRVLQMSVLSTSQLKWCQEKLEKIEFKEGKIARACTSGPLFPP, from the exons ATGGCTCTCCTTGCGTCCTGCTGGTTAATCGTTGAATCTTTTGTCATCGCTGATGGATTTTTGAAGTGGTTTTATTTGAGTTTCTACATCCatcccatttttctttttgtttgccaGATATTCCTTTGGCTCAAGTTGCTTCAAAAATGTTTTCTAGTAGCCATCTTTTATCTTTCCCATGTTGGTCTGTGTGTTTACATCTTCTTCAAAGATTGTGTCgtctatatattttcattcgGTAGATGCAGCAATATTGAAGATGTAGAAGAGATTGAGAGTTTTGGACCtctaaaaagtttcaaaaatcaAGTTGTCATTTCTTATAGTTGTTCAAGTATTGCACCGTTGCCATGCCAGCTACAGGTATTCAAGCTCAATAAAAATTGGTCTACAGAGGAGAAAGATTCTGGGGGTGATGCAATTCCATGCAAGGATGAAAATATGGAACAGCAGGCTCTTTTCGTTGGTGAAGATGAAAGCATGATCAATGGTCATttgtcttcaatttcttttagttCCAGATTTTCCACTACAGCTGAAAGTTTAAACAAGGATGATGACCTATCATCCGTTAGCAGCTCCAATTCACCTGCTGCCGGAGATCTAGACATGACGCAATATTCATCATTGGTTGATAGCTCCAATTCACTGGCTGTGGAAAGGGAATTTACAGCCAACTGGAGCAGAGAGGAAGATCATCAAGATCCATTCTACAAGAAATACACCGAAAGAATGAGGTGGTTCGATGTGCTCAACGACGAACGCACAAGTGGAATAA GTGCAATTCTGAATAGGCAAGTTGGAAATATTCCAAGTTCATTTGAGCGTATGAAGCTGCCTGCTGATATGTCGGTGCCGTTTGTACCATGGAGCAAAATGGAGAAAAGGAAGCTCTTGAAAAGCTTAGAGAGTGATTTTGAGCTGGTATATGTGGCTCAATCATGCTTGTCATGGGAGGCCCTTCACCACCAGTATAGAAAGGTTGAAGCTCTTGCATCCTCTAGCTCTCAAAACGGGGTGTTTTACGATGATGTGCCAGGCGAATTTCAGAAATTTCAAGTATTGTTGGAGAGATTTATGGAAGATGAAAGGTGTGAATTAGGCAAGAGGGATTGGAATTATGTTAGAGGAAGATTTTCTCTCAAGAGCCTTCTCCAAGTTCCCATGGTTTCAG GCTTCCATGagcaagaaaatgaagaaataaaacgTGAAGCCATAAATGTCAAAGAGGTAATGGAAGCCATAGAGAGGGGCATATTAGCATATTGGGTATTTATTAAAACAGATGGTAGAAAACCTTGGTGGAAGTTGAGAAGTTCATTATGGACATGGCCAACTGTGGAGGACCCTAGAGATGTGGGGCTACAAGCTGATCTCACTAGAAAGCTCCAAAAG AAGGAACTGTGGTTGAAAGAGTCGCAAGGGAAGCTCAAGTGTTGGTTCAGGAGAGCAGTAAACCCTACCCTAGAAGAGTCACAAAAGAAGGAGATGTTATTCGCAATGATAGACTTGAAGCTGATATCAAGGGTGCTCCAAATGTCTGTGCTCTCCACTTCCCAACTCAAATGGTGCCAAGAAAAACTAGAGAAAATAGAGTTCAAGGAAGGCAAGATTGCGAGAGCTTGCACTAGCGGTCCCTTGTTTCCTCCTTGA